The segment AAAACGGTGTCACAACAGATCTTGAAGTAATTAAAATACATAATTATTCTCATGATCAATTATACAGCCTGGCAATAAAACCCTCGCCTAATCTTCCTAATGACACCGCAATAAATCTTTATCCCAGTCTTTGCTTTTTTGAAGGAACAAATGTAAATGCAGGCAGGGGAACAGATAAACAGTTTCAGGTTTTTGGCTCTCCCTTTCTTGATAAACAAATTTTTGACCATGCTTATACCCCGGAATCAAAACCCGGAGCTAAAAGCCCTAAACATTTGGGAGTGTTATGTTATGGAAAAGACCTGTCACAAATGCACCTACTGGATAAAATAGAATTATCCTGGTTACTCGAAGCGTATCATCATACCAGCGACAAGACTAAGTTTTTTAATCCATTCTTCACTAAGCTTGCAGGAGGAACAAAACTTCAGCAACAAATTGAAAACGGCTTAACAGGAGAAGAAATCAAAAACAGTTGGAAACCCGGTCTTGAGGAGTATAAGAAGAAAAGAAAAAAATATTTACTATATTAAAGGACGCAATTTTTAAAAATGGGTCTGGAGTTTTCCCTTATAACCATTATTCTTTTGTCGGTGGCACTTTTGCTGTTGCCCGTAATTGCTATTATCCATTTAATTAGAAGTGGTTATAAAGGACGGGGTAAAATAATATGGCTTCTTATAATCCTCTTCCTCCCTTTCCTCGGATCTGTACTCTATTTTATAATGGGAAAGCGTTACAGGAGGCATAACCCGGAATAGAAGGAAATTACTACTCCAGTGCCAAACTTTTGGACAGAAGTTCAAACCTTCTCTCATTATCGGCAATAATATTTTCTGAACTAAACACTGCCATCCACTTTTTGGATCCTTCAACATCCTTTTCTTCTCTTGCTATGCAATATTGTAAAAAAGCGAATTGTTTTTGATTAAGTTTATTAAGATTAGCCTCATCCATTTTTTCTAAATTTCTACCAACTTTTTTAAAGTTCCCTTTGTACAACTCTGCTGTAAGTTGGAGAAGATCAATTTTTTCACGCATCATATTGTAATTGGATTGCTCTTTATCAAGCATTTTCTCCCCTTTCTTAAGATATACTTTTCCCATTTCAATAAATTCCCATCGCACGTCATTATTGACAAAAAGTGCATAATCAAGATATTTTTCTCCTAATCTTATACTAGTGACATAATTTTCATGTTGGTAAAAGTCTAAACTTTCCTTTCTAATGAATTCAGTATTTAGCGCATATTTCTCTAAAACCTTTAATACTTCAGTTTTTCTCAGGTAACCAATATTCTTATAAACTATCTCCCCGTTTCCATCAATAATAAATATATAGGGTATGCCCTTCACCTCATATTTGCGGGCAATCTCACGCGATTTATCCAAATCAAGTTTTAAAGGAATGAACTTATTAAGTAGCTGCGAAACTTCCGGAGACTGCCAGGATTCCCTATCCATTCGTTTACACGGGCCGCACCAGGAAGCCCAAAAATCAACCACAATTAACCTGTCGGTCGCAATTGCCAGTTTTTGGGCCTGTTCAAGAGAAGTCATCCAATTAGTTGCTGAAAGATTCAATGAAAAAAGCAGAAAGAAAATAGTAAAATAGCGCATTACTGAAGAATTAAATATTCGGTCAAGATAACAGAATCTTTATAATTAGGATACGG is part of the Antarcticibacterium sp. 1MA-6-2 genome and harbors:
- a CDS encoding PLDc N-terminal domain-containing protein produces the protein MGLEFSLITIILLSVALLLLPVIAIIHLIRSGYKGRGKIIWLLIILFLPFLGSVLYFIMGKRYRRHNPE
- a CDS encoding thioredoxin family protein; translation: MTSLEQAQKLAIATDRLIVVDFWASWCGPCKRMDRESWQSPEVSQLLNKFIPLKLDLDKSREIARKYEVKGIPYIFIIDGNGEIVYKNIGYLRKTEVLKVLEKYALNTEFIRKESLDFYQHENYVTSIRLGEKYLDYALFVNNDVRWEFIEMGKVYLKKGEKMLDKEQSNYNMMREKIDLLQLTAELYKGNFKKVGRNLEKMDEANLNKLNQKQFAFLQYCIAREEKDVEGSKKWMAVFSSENIIADNERRFELLSKSLALE